In one window of bacterium DNA:
- a CDS encoding CHAP domain-containing protein, whose product MRIKALFFILVSVLLGVSTTYSWAEMPSEQLLNALELKESSGGINQRGPVLRTGRPYGHLQIRQPVCDDVNKRHKTNYKPKDTVNNPKLSRKICRLYLDMYATRKRLGRTPTDEDFARIWNGGPNGWKKSDTVSYWTGTEKRKGVKFYLQHFNEMVKVKKEKKHGLELALEYVGFGNVFNKDGLSWCADFVVAIFKGKLPVEPSRSAKILWKNFQEAGLTTKNPSPGDLIFFWRESPRSWKGHTGVIKEVTENHIVTVEGNIKGKVVVRTYKRNHIPRLLGYGKVV is encoded by the coding sequence ATGCGTATCAAAGCGCTGTTTTTTATTCTCGTTTCTGTCTTACTTGGTGTTTCTACCACATATTCGTGGGCAGAAATGCCGAGCGAACAACTTCTCAACGCACTCGAATTGAAAGAGTCGTCGGGAGGAATCAATCAACGGGGTCCGGTACTCAGGACGGGTCGTCCGTACGGACATCTGCAAATCCGCCAACCAGTATGCGATGACGTCAACAAGCGTCACAAGACGAATTACAAACCGAAAGATACGGTAAATAATCCGAAACTTTCGCGAAAAATCTGTCGCTTGTACCTTGATATGTACGCGACAAGAAAACGTCTTGGACGTACACCAACCGACGAGGACTTTGCCCGTATTTGGAATGGTGGTCCGAACGGATGGAAAAAGTCCGACACAGTTTCGTACTGGACAGGAACGGAGAAAAGAAAAGGTGTAAAATTTTACCTCCAGCATTTCAACGAAATGGTGAAGGTAAAAAAAGAGAAAAAACACGGTCTTGAGCTCGCGCTTGAGTACGTGGGTTTCGGAAATGTGTTCAATAAGGACGGTTTAAGCTGGTGTGCCGACTTTGTTGTCGCTATTTTCAAAGGTAAACTTCCTGTTGAACCATCCCGTAGCGCAAAAATTCTCTGGAAAAATTTTCAAGAAGCTGGTCTGACGACAAAGAATCCGTCACCTGGCGATCTAATCTTTTTCTGGAGAGAATCACCGCGTTCCTGGAAGGGACACACGGGTGTTATAAAAGAAGTAACAGAAAACCACATCGTAACCGTTGAAGGCAACATAAAGGGAAAAGTTGTTGTACGGACGTACAAACGCAATCATATTCCCCGCCTTCTTGGATACGGGAAAGTAGTATAA